In Nonomuraea sp. NBC_00507, the following are encoded in one genomic region:
- a CDS encoding acetate--CoA ligase family protein produces the protein MDTVREVLDKAFAEGRTALTAPEGREICEAYGITTPGEGLATSAAEAVEIAEKIGLPVVLKIVSPDILHKTDAGGVLVGLKTAEEVRQGYDTILVNARAYNPDAKIDGIQVQQLVGGGHEVIVGAVTDPTFGKVVAFGLGGVLVEVLKDVTFRLAPLSGDDALGMLDDIRAAEVLRGARGAEPANREALGALIERVGKLVSDFPEIIEVDLNPVFADANGAVAADVRILIGEKPKEVERLSRDEILRQMTRIFKPRSVAVIGASAETGKIGNSVMRNLINGGYKGQIFPINPKADEIMGLPAYKSVSDVPGDVDVAVFAIPAKFVAVALEEVGKKGVAGAVMIPSGFAETGNVEGQKEIVEIAKRHGVRMLGPNIYGYYYTPENLCATFCTPYDVRGSVALTSQSGGIGMAILGFSRTTKMGVSAIVGVGNKADVDEDDLLTFFEQDDNTKAVAMHLEDLKDGRGFVDAARRVVKEKPVIVLKAGRTAMGARAAGSHTGALAGDDKVYDDILRQAGVVRAPGLNDMLEYARALPILPAPQGENVVIITGAGGSGVLLSDAIVDAGLTLMDIPPDLDAAFRAYIPPFGAAGNPIDITGGEPPSTYANTVRLGLADERIHALVLGYWHTIVTPPMVFAELIARVVKEEREKGNVKPVVASLAGDTEVEEACEYLFEHGVVAYPYTTEKPVAVLGAKYRWARAAGLLR, from the coding sequence ATAGACACAGTCCGGGAAGTACTGGACAAGGCATTCGCCGAAGGGCGCACAGCCCTGACGGCTCCCGAAGGACGGGAGATCTGCGAGGCCTACGGCATCACCACCCCGGGTGAGGGGCTGGCCACGTCTGCGGCCGAGGCGGTGGAGATCGCCGAGAAGATCGGGCTTCCGGTCGTCCTGAAGATCGTCTCGCCCGACATCCTGCACAAGACGGACGCCGGCGGCGTGCTCGTCGGGCTGAAGACCGCGGAGGAGGTGCGGCAGGGTTACGACACGATCCTGGTCAACGCCCGCGCCTACAATCCCGACGCGAAAATCGACGGCATCCAGGTGCAGCAGCTGGTCGGCGGCGGTCACGAGGTCATCGTCGGCGCCGTCACCGACCCGACCTTCGGCAAGGTCGTCGCCTTCGGCCTGGGCGGTGTCCTGGTTGAAGTACTTAAGGACGTGACCTTTAGACTTGCCCCGCTTTCGGGTGATGATGCCCTTGGGATGCTGGACGACATCAGAGCGGCCGAGGTGCTACGTGGTGCCCGTGGTGCCGAGCCCGCGAACCGGGAGGCGCTGGGGGCGCTCATCGAGCGCGTCGGCAAGCTCGTGTCCGACTTCCCCGAGATCATCGAGGTGGACCTCAACCCGGTCTTCGCCGACGCGAACGGCGCGGTCGCCGCCGACGTGCGCATCCTCATCGGTGAGAAGCCGAAGGAGGTCGAAAGGCTGTCCCGCGACGAGATCCTCCGGCAGATGACGCGGATCTTCAAGCCGCGCTCGGTCGCCGTGATCGGCGCCTCGGCCGAGACCGGCAAGATCGGCAACTCGGTCATGCGCAACCTCATCAACGGCGGCTACAAGGGGCAGATCTTCCCGATCAACCCCAAGGCCGACGAGATCATGGGGCTGCCCGCGTACAAGAGTGTCTCCGACGTGCCGGGAGACGTGGACGTGGCCGTGTTCGCGATCCCCGCGAAGTTCGTGGCGGTGGCACTGGAGGAGGTGGGGAAGAAGGGCGTGGCCGGCGCGGTCATGATCCCGTCCGGGTTCGCCGAGACGGGGAACGTCGAGGGCCAGAAGGAGATCGTGGAGATCGCCAAACGGCACGGCGTGCGCATGCTCGGCCCGAACATCTACGGCTACTACTACACGCCGGAGAACCTCTGCGCGACGTTCTGCACCCCGTACGACGTCCGCGGCAGCGTGGCGCTGACCTCGCAGAGCGGCGGCATCGGCATGGCCATCCTGGGCTTCAGCCGCACCACCAAGATGGGCGTCTCGGCCATCGTCGGCGTCGGTAACAAGGCCGACGTGGACGAGGACGACCTGCTGACGTTCTTCGAGCAGGACGACAACACCAAGGCCGTCGCCATGCACCTGGAGGACCTCAAGGACGGGCGCGGCTTCGTCGATGCTGCCCGCCGGGTGGTCAAGGAGAAGCCGGTCATCGTGCTCAAGGCCGGACGCACCGCGATGGGCGCGCGGGCGGCCGGATCCCACACGGGCGCGCTGGCGGGCGACGACAAGGTGTACGACGACATCCTGCGCCAGGCCGGCGTGGTGCGCGCGCCCGGGCTCAACGACATGCTGGAGTACGCCCGCGCGCTGCCCATCCTGCCGGCGCCCCAGGGCGAGAACGTCGTCATCATCACCGGGGCGGGCGGCTCGGGCGTGCTGCTGTCCGACGCCATCGTGGACGCCGGGCTGACGCTCATGGACATCCCGCCTGACCTGGACGCCGCATTCCGCGCCTACATCCCGCCGTTCGGCGCGGCCGGCAACCCCATCGACATCACCGGCGGCGAACCGCCCTCGACGTACGCGAACACGGTCCGCCTTGGCCTGGCCGACGAGCGCATCCACGCGCTGGTCCTGGGCTACTGGCACACGATCGTGACGCCGCCGATGGTCTTCGCCGAGCTGATCGCCCGGGTGGTGAAGGAGGAGCGGGAGAAGGGCAACGTCAAGCCGGTCGTGGCGTCACTGGCCGGTGACACCGAGGTTGAGGAGGCCTGCGAGTACCTGTTCGAGCATGGCGTGGTCGCGTACCCGTACACGACGGAGAAGCCCGTTGCGGTCCTCGGTGCCAAGTACCGCTGGGCCAGGGCTGCCGGACTGCTGCGCTAG
- the frc gene encoding formyl-CoA transferase — protein MPKALDGVRVLDMTHVQSGPSATQLLAWLGADVVKLEAPTGDITRQQLRDVPDVDSLYFTMLNCNKRSITLNMKSERGKQIFTELVQTADILVENFGPGAVDRMGFSWERLQELNPRLIYASIKGFGQGRYAKFKAYEVIAQAMGGSMSTTGFEEGPPLATGAQIGDSGTGIHAVAGILAALYQREQTGRGQRVQVAMQHAVLNLCRVKLRDQQRLAHGPLREYPNKTFGDEVPRSGNASGGGQPGWAVRCAPGGPNDYIYVIVQPVGWKPISNIIGRPELADDPEWATPEARLSKLDKMFQLIEEWTIRHDKWTVLDRLNAENIPCGPILSTKELVEDESLRDEGIVVRVEHPERGEFVTVGSPLQLSDSPVDVRTPPLLGEHNLEIYGELGVSADELAELKTNGVI, from the coding sequence ATGCCCAAGGCTTTGGACGGTGTCCGTGTTCTCGACATGACCCACGTCCAGTCCGGCCCGTCCGCCACCCAGCTGCTCGCCTGGCTCGGCGCGGACGTGGTCAAGCTGGAGGCCCCGACCGGTGACATCACCCGGCAGCAGCTGCGTGACGTGCCCGACGTCGACAGCCTCTACTTCACGATGCTCAACTGCAACAAGCGCAGCATCACGCTCAACATGAAGAGCGAGCGCGGCAAGCAGATCTTCACCGAGCTGGTGCAGACGGCCGACATCCTGGTGGAGAACTTCGGCCCGGGCGCGGTGGACCGCATGGGCTTCTCCTGGGAGCGGCTGCAGGAGCTCAATCCCCGCCTCATCTACGCCTCGATCAAGGGCTTCGGCCAGGGCCGGTACGCCAAGTTCAAGGCGTACGAGGTGATCGCGCAGGCCATGGGCGGCTCGATGAGCACCACCGGCTTCGAGGAGGGCCCGCCGCTGGCCACCGGCGCCCAGATCGGCGACTCGGGCACCGGCATCCATGCGGTCGCCGGCATCCTGGCCGCCCTCTACCAGCGTGAGCAGACCGGCCGCGGCCAGCGGGTGCAGGTGGCCATGCAGCACGCCGTGCTGAACCTGTGCCGGGTCAAGCTCCGCGACCAGCAGCGGCTGGCGCACGGCCCGCTGCGCGAATACCCGAACAAGACCTTCGGTGACGAGGTGCCCCGCTCCGGCAACGCCAGCGGCGGCGGCCAGCCGGGCTGGGCGGTGCGGTGCGCGCCCGGCGGCCCGAACGACTACATCTACGTGATCGTCCAGCCCGTCGGCTGGAAGCCGATCTCGAACATCATCGGCCGTCCCGAGCTGGCCGACGACCCCGAGTGGGCGACGCCGGAGGCGCGGCTGTCGAAGCTGGACAAGATGTTCCAGCTCATCGAGGAGTGGACCATCCGCCACGACAAGTGGACGGTTCTCGACCGGCTCAACGCCGAGAACATCCCGTGCGGGCCGATCCTGTCGACCAAGGAGCTGGTGGAGGACGAATCGCTGCGTGACGAGGGCATCGTCGTCAGGGTCGAGCACCCCGAGCGCGGAGAGTTCGTGACGGTCGGCAGCCCGCTGCAGCTGTCGGACTCGCCGGTCGACGTCCGCACCCCGCCCCTGCTCGGTGAGCACAACCTGGAGATCTACGGCGAGCTCGGTGTGAGCGCCGACGAGCTCGCGGAGCTCAAGACGAACGGAGTCATTTAA
- a CDS encoding thiamine pyrophosphate-binding protein produces MSETISGGHLVAKALKAEGVDVIYTLCGGHIIDIYDGCVDEGIEVIDVRHEQVAAHAADGYARITGKPGCAVVTAGPGTTDAVTGVANAFRAESPMLLIGGQGALSQHKMGSLQDLPHVDMMTPITKFAATVPSTERVADIVSMAFRECYHGAPGPSFLEIPRDVLDAKVPVEKARIPKAGHYRASTRQQGDPEAIERLADLLAHAEKPCILLGSQVWTCRATDAAIDFVRALNVPAYMNGSGRGTLPPGDPHHFQLSRRYAFTEADLIIIVGTPFDFRMGYGKRLSPSATVVQIDLDYRTVGKNRDIDLGIVGDAGLILAAAAQAASGRIGDITAKRKAWMDELRAVETQAYEKRLPRQLSGAQPIDPYRLVHEINEFLTEDTIYIGDGGDIVTFSGQVVQPKSPGHWMDPGPLGTLGVGMAFAMAAKQARRDKEVLCLFGDGAFSLTGWDFETMVRFDLPFIGVIGNNSSMNQIRYGQAAKYGEDRARVGNTLGDIRYGDFAKLLGGYGEEVRDPAEIRPALERARESGKPSLINVWVDPEVYAPGTMNQTMYK; encoded by the coding sequence ATGTCGGAAACGATCTCTGGCGGTCATCTCGTTGCCAAGGCACTCAAAGCCGAGGGCGTGGACGTGATCTACACGCTCTGTGGCGGCCACATCATCGATATCTACGACGGCTGCGTCGATGAGGGCATCGAGGTCATCGACGTACGCCATGAGCAGGTGGCCGCGCACGCCGCCGACGGGTACGCCCGCATCACCGGCAAACCCGGCTGCGCGGTCGTCACCGCCGGACCCGGTACGACAGACGCGGTGACCGGCGTGGCCAACGCTTTCCGAGCGGAGAGCCCGATGTTGCTCATCGGCGGTCAGGGCGCGCTGAGCCAGCACAAGATGGGCTCACTCCAGGACCTGCCGCACGTGGACATGATGACCCCGATCACCAAGTTCGCCGCCACGGTGCCCAGCACGGAACGGGTGGCCGACATCGTGTCGATGGCCTTCCGCGAGTGCTACCACGGCGCGCCCGGCCCCTCCTTCCTGGAGATCCCGCGCGACGTGCTCGACGCGAAGGTCCCCGTGGAGAAGGCGCGCATCCCCAAGGCGGGGCACTACCGGGCCTCCACCCGGCAGCAGGGCGACCCCGAGGCGATCGAGCGGCTCGCCGACCTCCTCGCGCACGCCGAGAAGCCGTGCATCCTGCTCGGGAGCCAGGTGTGGACGTGCCGGGCGACCGACGCCGCGATCGACTTCGTCCGGGCCCTCAACGTGCCCGCGTACATGAACGGCTCGGGCCGCGGCACGCTCCCGCCGGGAGACCCCCACCACTTCCAGCTCAGCCGCCGCTACGCCTTCACCGAGGCGGACCTGATCATCATCGTCGGCACCCCGTTCGACTTCCGGATGGGCTACGGCAAGCGGCTCTCGCCGAGCGCGACGGTCGTGCAGATCGACCTCGACTACCGCACCGTCGGCAAGAACCGCGACATCGACCTGGGGATCGTCGGCGACGCCGGCCTCATCCTCGCTGCGGCCGCCCAGGCCGCCAGCGGCCGCATCGGCGACATCACCGCCAAGCGCAAGGCGTGGATGGACGAGCTGCGCGCCGTTGAGACGCAGGCGTACGAGAAGCGGCTGCCCCGCCAGCTGTCCGGTGCCCAGCCGATCGACCCGTACCGGCTCGTGCACGAGATCAACGAGTTCCTCACCGAGGACACCATCTACATCGGTGACGGCGGCGACATCGTCACCTTCTCGGGCCAGGTGGTCCAGCCCAAGTCGCCCGGCCACTGGATGGACCCGGGCCCGCTCGGCACGCTCGGCGTCGGCATGGCCTTCGCGATGGCCGCCAAGCAGGCGCGGCGCGACAAGGAGGTGCTGTGCCTGTTCGGCGACGGCGCCTTCAGCCTGACCGGCTGGGACTTCGAGACCATGGTCCGCTTCGACCTGCCGTTCATCGGCGTCATCGGCAACAACTCGTCCATGAACCAGATCAGGTACGGCCAGGCCGCCAAGTACGGCGAGGACCGCGCCCGCGTCGGCAACACGCTCGGCGACATCCGCTACGGCGACTTCGCCAAGCTCCTCGGCGGCTACGGCGAGGAGGTGCGCGACCCGGCCGAGATCCGCCCCGCGCTCGAGCGGGCCAGGGAGTCGGGCAAGCCCTCGCTCATCAACGTCTGGGTGGATCCGGAGGTCTACGCCCCCGGAACCATGAACCAGACGATGTACAAATGA
- a CDS encoding molybdopterin-binding protein, which yields MTVVRHGPVVEAMSWDAARVVAAGAARPLGPVSVPLSEALGCRLAGPLTALVAVPGVDVAAMDGYAVAGGGPWRVVGRVLAGGAFYEGRLRAGEAVEIATGAPAPAGAEAVLPYEQADMVPPDVPLGLAGVPRMRDEPGFGRGEAPPVWVDGLAEPGRHIRRRGEDIAEGAVVLGAGAVVTPAALGLAAALGHDELLVRPKPRVMVLVTGDEVVQHGLPGPGRVRDAIGPFLPGLVEWAGGRVTGTVRLPDGAAPLRAALAAHLNATHPPGGTHPPGGAPASGDAGPPIPSAGAEQPGARSGSAAWRDGAGGAAADVIVVCGASSKGPADHLRAVLDDLDADVLVDGVAVRPGHPQLLARLPGGRLVVGLPGNPFAALAASLTLLAPVLRTLAGRVAAGETSALLGAVGEQSPGAGRPAGGERSALAGRVRAHPRDTRLVPVRRTGRGAVPVGHDRPGSLWGAALAEALAVVPPGWAGEQVELIELPPGV from the coding sequence GTGACCGTTGTGCGGCATGGACCAGTGGTGGAAGCAATGTCATGGGACGCCGCGCGGGTCGTGGCGGCGGGCGCGGCCCGCCCGCTCGGCCCGGTGTCGGTGCCGTTGTCAGAAGCGCTCGGGTGCCGGTTGGCCGGGCCCCTGACGGCGCTGGTGGCGGTGCCGGGTGTGGACGTGGCGGCGATGGACGGCTACGCGGTGGCGGGCGGAGGTCCGTGGCGGGTGGTCGGCCGCGTCCTGGCCGGAGGCGCGTTCTACGAGGGCAGGTTGCGGGCGGGGGAGGCGGTGGAGATCGCCACCGGCGCCCCGGCGCCTGCGGGGGCCGAGGCGGTCCTGCCCTACGAGCAGGCGGACATGGTGCCGCCCGATGTGCCACTGGGGCTCGCCGGAGTGCCCCGGATGCGCGACGAGCCGGGGTTTGGGCGCGGTGAGGCACCGCCGGTGTGGGTGGACGGCCTCGCCGAGCCGGGCCGCCACATCCGGCGGCGCGGCGAGGACATCGCCGAGGGCGCCGTGGTGCTGGGGGCGGGCGCGGTGGTGACGCCGGCCGCGCTCGGGCTGGCCGCCGCCCTGGGCCACGACGAGCTGCTGGTACGGCCGAAGCCGCGGGTGATGGTGCTGGTCACGGGGGACGAGGTCGTGCAGCACGGGCTACCGGGGCCGGGCCGGGTGCGTGACGCGATCGGGCCGTTCCTGCCGGGCCTGGTGGAGTGGGCCGGGGGGCGCGTCACGGGCACGGTCCGGCTGCCCGACGGCGCCGCGCCGCTCCGGGCCGCGCTCGCCGCGCACCTCAATGCCACCCACCCGCCCGGCGGTACCCATCCGCCCGGTGGCGCCCCTGCGTCCGGCGACGCCGGCCCACCCATCCCCTCTGCCGGCGCCGAGCAGCCCGGCGCGCGCTCGGGCAGCGCGGCGTGGCGCGATGGCGCCGGCGGGGCGGCGGCTGACGTGATCGTCGTGTGCGGCGCGTCGTCCAAAGGGCCTGCCGATCATCTGCGGGCCGTGCTGGACGACCTCGACGCAGACGTCCTCGTCGACGGTGTCGCGGTGCGGCCAGGGCACCCGCAGTTGCTCGCCCGGCTGCCCGGCGGCCGGCTGGTCGTCGGGTTGCCGGGGAACCCGTTCGCGGCACTCGCCGCATCTCTCACCTTGCTCGCTCCCGTCCTGCGGACGCTGGCCGGGCGGGTGGCTGCCGGCGAGACGAGCGCCTTGCTGGGAGCGGTGGGCGAGCAGTCGCCCGGGGCCGGGAGGCCGGCGGGCGGGGAGAGGAGTGCGCTGGCCGGTCGCGTGCGGGCGCATCCCCGCGACACCCGCCTCGTGCCGGTCAGGAGGACGGGCCGGGGAGCCGTGCCCGTGGGGCACGACCGGCCGGGATCTCTCTGGGGAGCGGCGCTGGCGGAGGCCCTGGCCGTGGTCCCTCCGGGATGGGCCGGTGAGCAGGTCGAGCTGATCGAGTTGCCCCCCGGGGTCTAG
- a CDS encoding 2-dehydropantoate 2-reductase, protein MKVAVLGAGAIGAYVGAALHRAGVEVHLIARGEHLQAIRSTGVRVLTPRGDFTAHPHATDDPTQVGPVDHVFLGLKANSYASAGPMIQPLLHETTSIIAAQNGIPWWYFHGLKGPYEGYRIESVDPGGAVTAALPLHRAIGCVVYAATEIERPGVIRHLEGTRFSIGEPSGELTERCLSFSRAAIEGGLKCPVERDLRRDVWIKLMGNIAFNPISALARATMAGICRHDGARELVVAMMRETVDVANRVGCDPGISIERRLRGAEKAGEHKTSTLQDLEKGKPLELDVLLAAVVELADLTGAEVPTLRAIHAVSDLLNENLVRAV, encoded by the coding sequence ATGAAGGTCGCTGTTCTTGGCGCCGGCGCCATCGGCGCATACGTGGGTGCCGCCCTCCACAGGGCGGGAGTCGAGGTGCACCTCATCGCGAGAGGCGAGCACCTGCAGGCGATACGCAGCACCGGTGTGCGGGTGCTCACCCCCCGGGGCGATTTCACCGCCCATCCCCATGCCACCGACGACCCCACCCAGGTCGGGCCGGTGGACCACGTCTTCCTGGGCCTCAAGGCGAACAGCTACGCCTCCGCCGGCCCCATGATCCAGCCACTCCTGCACGAGACCACGAGCATCATCGCCGCGCAGAACGGCATCCCGTGGTGGTACTTCCACGGACTCAAGGGCCCCTACGAGGGCTACCGCATCGAGAGCGTCGACCCGGGCGGCGCGGTGACGGCCGCGCTCCCGCTGCACCGGGCGATCGGCTGCGTCGTGTACGCCGCCACCGAGATCGAACGTCCAGGCGTGATCCGCCACCTCGAAGGCACCCGCTTCTCCATCGGCGAGCCGAGCGGCGAGCTCACCGAGCGGTGCCTGTCCTTCAGCCGGGCCGCGATCGAGGGCGGCCTGAAGTGCCCGGTCGAGCGCGATCTGCGCCGAGACGTGTGGATCAAACTCATGGGCAACATCGCCTTCAACCCGATCAGCGCGCTGGCCAGGGCGACGATGGCCGGCATCTGCCGCCACGACGGCGCCAGGGAGCTGGTCGTGGCCATGATGCGCGAGACGGTGGACGTGGCCAACAGGGTCGGCTGCGATCCGGGGATCTCCATCGAGCGCCGGCTGCGGGGCGCGGAGAAGGCGGGCGAACACAAGACGTCCACACTCCAGGACCTGGAGAAGGGCAAACCATTGGAGCTCGACGTGCTGCTCGCGGCGGTGGTCGAGCTCGCCGACCTGACCGGCGCAGAGGTTCCGACACTGCGAGCGATCCACGCGGTGAGTGACCTGCTCAACGAGAACCTTGTCCGTGCGGTCTAG
- a CDS encoding molybdopterin oxidoreductase family protein — translation MSYDRLTHPLVRENGVLRQATWEEALERAAEGFRRNIAKHGPDTFAMLSCARSTNEMNYIGQKFTRVVIGTNNVDSCNRTCHAPSVAGLSAVFGSGGGTSSYQEVEDTDVIVMWGSAARNAHPIFFQHVLKGIRNGARMFAVDPRRTGTAQWADLWLGLNVGTDIPLAHAVAREIIHAGLHNKAFIERATIGFEEFKASVEPWTLSAAEQVTGVPAEAIRELAHAYARADRAQLCWTLGITEHHNATDNVRALINLALLTGHVGRYGSGLSPLRGQNNVQGGGDMGAIPNRLPGFQDILDPAIRTRFEGAWGREIQPRYGLNLTQMLEAMAEGEVTTCYMIGENPVQSEADSLSCIKRLSMLDHLVVQDIFLTKTAQMADVVLPASAAWCEADGTFTNSERRVQRVRKALDPPGEARDDIWIMCEIARRLGHDWHYDGAEEVWNELRAMSPQHKGMTYERLAELQGIQWPCPSEDSLEPPYLHGRLWENDPVKRGVPAPFAVLRHSPPVDLLDEEYPLRLTTGRRLDSYNTGVQSSGFASPLRRGETIELCPEDAERLGLVAGEEVRITSRRGSVVAPVYIDPALRPGLVFMTMHFPDDVDTNALTIEATCPIAGTAEFKAAAVRVEKLVKAG, via the coding sequence ATGAGCTATGACCGCCTGACCCATCCACTGGTGCGCGAGAACGGCGTGCTGCGCCAAGCGACATGGGAAGAGGCGCTGGAGCGAGCGGCCGAGGGCTTTCGCCGCAACATCGCCAAGCATGGGCCCGACACCTTCGCGATGTTGTCCTGCGCCCGCTCCACCAATGAGATGAACTACATCGGGCAGAAATTCACCCGCGTGGTGATCGGCACCAACAACGTGGACTCTTGCAACCGCACCTGCCACGCCCCGAGTGTGGCGGGGCTGTCGGCGGTGTTCGGCAGCGGCGGTGGCACCTCCTCCTACCAGGAGGTCGAGGACACCGACGTCATAGTGATGTGGGGCTCGGCGGCCCGCAACGCCCACCCCATCTTCTTCCAGCACGTACTGAAGGGCATCCGCAACGGCGCCAGGATGTTCGCCGTCGACCCGCGCCGCACCGGCACCGCCCAGTGGGCCGACCTGTGGCTGGGGCTCAACGTGGGCACCGACATCCCGTTGGCCCACGCGGTGGCCAGGGAGATCATCCACGCCGGGCTGCACAACAAGGCGTTCATCGAGCGGGCCACGATCGGGTTCGAGGAGTTCAAGGCGTCCGTCGAGCCGTGGACACTCAGCGCCGCCGAGCAGGTCACGGGCGTGCCGGCGGAGGCGATCAGAGAGCTGGCGCACGCGTACGCCCGCGCCGACCGCGCCCAGCTGTGCTGGACGCTCGGCATCACCGAGCACCACAACGCGACGGACAACGTCCGGGCGCTGATCAACCTGGCCCTGCTGACCGGCCACGTCGGCCGCTACGGCTCGGGCCTGTCGCCGCTGCGCGGCCAGAACAACGTGCAGGGCGGCGGCGACATGGGCGCCATCCCCAACCGGCTGCCCGGTTTCCAGGACATCCTCGACCCGGCCATCAGGACCCGCTTCGAGGGCGCCTGGGGGCGGGAGATCCAGCCCCGCTACGGCCTCAACCTCACCCAGATGCTGGAGGCCATGGCCGAGGGCGAGGTGACCACCTGCTACATGATCGGCGAGAATCCGGTGCAGTCCGAGGCCGACTCCCTGTCCTGCATCAAGCGCCTGTCCATGCTCGACCACCTGGTCGTGCAGGACATCTTCCTCACCAAGACCGCCCAGATGGCCGACGTCGTGCTGCCGGCCAGCGCCGCCTGGTGCGAGGCGGACGGCACGTTCACCAACAGCGAGCGGCGCGTCCAGCGGGTGCGCAAAGCCCTTGACCCGCCGGGCGAGGCCCGCGACGACATCTGGATCATGTGCGAGATCGCCCGCAGGCTGGGCCACGACTGGCACTACGACGGCGCCGAAGAGGTCTGGAACGAGCTGCGCGCGATGTCGCCGCAGCACAAGGGCATGACGTACGAGCGGCTGGCGGAGTTGCAGGGCATCCAGTGGCCGTGCCCGTCGGAGGACTCGCTGGAGCCGCCGTACCTGCACGGGCGGCTGTGGGAGAACGACCCGGTCAAGCGGGGCGTGCCGGCGCCGTTCGCGGTGCTGCGGCACTCGCCGCCGGTGGACCTGCTGGATGAGGAGTATCCGCTGCGGCTGACCACCGGCCGCCGGCTCGACTCCTACAACACCGGAGTGCAGTCGTCGGGGTTCGCCTCTCCCCTGCGCCGGGGCGAGACGATCGAGCTGTGCCCCGAGGACGCCGAGCGGCTCGGCCTGGTCGCGGGCGAGGAGGTGCGGATCACCTCGCGGCGCGGCTCGGTGGTCGCCCCCGTCTACATCGATCCCGCGTTGCGGCCCGGGCTGGTGTTCATGACCATGCACTTCCCCGACGACGTGGACACCAATGCGCTGACCATCGAGGCCACCTGCCCGATCGCGGGCACCGCCGAGTTCAAGGCGGCGGCCGTACGTGTCGAGAAGCTCGTCAAGGCCGGGTGA